One Pseudomonas sp. AN-1 genomic region harbors:
- the prfB gene encoding peptide chain release factor 2 (programmed frameshift) codes for MEINPILNAIKDLTSRTQSIRGYLDYDQKHDRLTEVNRELEDPNVWNNPEYAQNLGRERAMLAQIVETLDELTGGLADCSDLLEMAVEENDEGAVADVEAEVARLREILEKLEFRRMFSGEMDASNCYLDIQAGSGGTEAQDWANILLRMYLRWADKHGFDAEIVELSEGEVAGIKSATVHVRGEYAFGWLRTEIGVHRLVRKSPFDSGNRRHTSFSAVFASPEIDDNIEIDINPADLRTDTYRSSGAGGQHVNTTDSAVRITHIPTNTVVSCQNQRSQHANRDTAMKMLRAKLYELEMQKRREASQALEETKSDIGWGHQIRSYVLDQSRIKDLRTGVERSDCDKVLDGDLDEYLEASLKQGL; via the exons ATGGAAATCAATCCGATCCTCAACGCCATCAAGGACCTGACCAGCCGCACCCAGTCTATTCGGGGGTATCTT GACTACGATCAGAAGCATGACCGTCTGACCGAAGTCAACCGCGAGCTGGAAGACCCGAACGTCTGGAACAATCCGGAGTACGCCCAGAATCTCGGCCGTGAGCGCGCCATGCTGGCGCAGATCGTCGAGACCCTCGACGAGCTGACCGGCGGCCTGGCCGACTGCAGCGACCTGCTGGAGATGGCCGTCGAGGAGAACGACGAGGGCGCCGTGGCCGACGTCGAGGCCGAAGTGGCCCGCCTGCGCGAGATCCTCGAGAAGCTCGAGTTCCGCCGCATGTTCAGCGGCGAGATGGACGCCAGCAACTGCTACCTGGACATCCAGGCCGGCTCCGGCGGCACCGAGGCCCAGGACTGGGCCAACATCCTGCTGCGCATGTACCTGCGCTGGGCCGACAAGCACGGCTTCGACGCCGAGATCGTCGAACTGTCCGAGGGCGAGGTCGCCGGCATCAAGAGCGCCACCGTGCACGTGCGCGGCGAGTACGCCTTCGGCTGGCTGCGCACCGAGATCGGCGTGCACCGCCTGGTGCGCAAGAGCCCGTTCGACTCCGGCAACCGCCGCCACACCTCGTTCTCCGCGGTGTTCGCCTCGCCGGAGATCGACGACAACATCGAGATCGACATCAATCCGGCCGATCTGCGCACCGATACCTACCGCTCCTCCGGTGCCGGTGGCCAGCACGTCAACACCACCGACTCGGCGGTGCGGATCACCCACATCCCGACCAATACCGTGGTCAGCTGCCAGAACCAGCGCTCCCAGCACGCCAACCGCGACACCGCGATGAAGATGCTGCGCGCCAAGCTGTACGAGCTGGAGATGCAGAAGCGCCGCGAGGCCTCCCAGGCGCTGGAGGAAACCAAGTCGGACATCGGCTGGGGCCACCAGATCCGCTCCTATGTGCTCGACCAGTCGCGGATCAAGGATCTGCGCACCGGCGTCGAGCGCAGCGACTGCGACAAGGTGCTCGACGGCGATCTGGACGAGTATCTGGAAGCCAGCCTCAAGCAGGGCCTGTAA
- a CDS encoding IS4 family transposase: MSSASWAEEEMRTANLGDERLNARVAKLLEQLGAHPRNSIPTACRSWAETMAAYRFFDNEKATFETVLAPHRDATLQRMECCPVVLLAQDTTELDKWVNLGPKGVGTIKERQKHPRRLHPTVAFTPERVCLGVVAAEWWQRDEPSPRKERRGKGVDEKESRRWIDSYQSSCALQGQLPQSQVVNLADAEGDLYEWFVEYEDVAATTRAQWIVRAAQDRRVLGGAADKLWASVAATPSLGQVEVEVRARPKRPARLAQVTLRSASLTLQPPPRVGHRLPEVMINAVLACEEHPPEGVEPLEWLLLTSLPVGSLAQAVTVVEWYAVRWCIEVYFHVLKNGCQINRLQLETEERLLPCIGLYLVVTWRVLYSLMLGRSCPDLNCELVFEAREWRAAYMVAKRCMPPQTPPSLGEVVLLIASLGGYLGRKHDGPPGPKAMWTGLQRLRDFVIAFEARDALTETCV, from the coding sequence ATGTCATCCGCGAGCTGGGCTGAGGAAGAGATGCGCACGGCAAACCTGGGCGATGAGCGATTGAATGCGCGTGTCGCCAAACTGCTGGAGCAGTTGGGTGCACATCCACGCAACAGCATTCCTACCGCTTGCCGGAGCTGGGCAGAGACGATGGCGGCCTACCGTTTCTTCGATAACGAGAAGGCCACTTTCGAAACAGTTTTGGCCCCCCATCGGGATGCCACCTTGCAGCGCATGGAGTGCTGCCCCGTGGTGCTGTTAGCCCAGGACACGACCGAGCTAGACAAGTGGGTGAATCTGGGCCCCAAGGGAGTGGGCACCATCAAGGAGAGGCAGAAGCATCCCCGCCGACTCCATCCGACCGTGGCATTCACACCGGAGCGGGTTTGTCTGGGCGTGGTGGCGGCCGAGTGGTGGCAGCGTGATGAGCCAAGCCCACGCAAGGAGCGGCGCGGAAAAGGAGTGGACGAGAAGGAAAGTCGACGCTGGATCGACAGCTACCAGAGCAGTTGTGCGCTACAGGGGCAGCTCCCGCAAAGCCAGGTCGTCAATCTCGCCGACGCCGAAGGTGATCTGTACGAGTGGTTCGTCGAGTATGAAGACGTCGCTGCGACGACACGGGCGCAATGGATTGTGCGCGCAGCACAGGATCGCCGCGTGCTGGGCGGTGCTGCCGACAAGCTGTGGGCCTCTGTGGCGGCGACGCCAAGCCTGGGGCAAGTCGAGGTTGAGGTACGGGCGCGCCCGAAACGTCCCGCCCGCCTGGCGCAGGTCACTCTGCGCTCTGCCAGTCTCACGCTGCAACCACCGCCCCGCGTCGGGCATCGCTTGCCTGAGGTCATGATCAATGCCGTCCTGGCATGCGAGGAGCACCCGCCGGAGGGCGTTGAGCCGTTGGAGTGGTTGCTGCTGACAAGCCTGCCGGTGGGAAGCCTGGCCCAAGCCGTTACAGTCGTCGAATGGTATGCCGTGCGTTGGTGTATCGAGGTTTACTTCCACGTTCTGAAGAATGGTTGCCAGATCAATCGATTGCAGCTGGAGACCGAGGAACGACTACTGCCTTGCATCGGGCTTTACCTGGTCGTGACATGGCGGGTGCTGTACAGCCTGATGTTGGGGCGAAGCTGTCCAGATCTGAACTGCGAGCTGGTGTTCGAGGCTCGGGAGTGGCGGGCCGCCTACATGGTGGCCAAGCGTTGCATGCCGCCACAGACGCCCCCCTCGCTGGGTGAAGTCGTGCTGCTGATAGCCAGCTTGGGCGGCTATTTGGGGCGCAAGCACGATGGGCCGCCCGGCCCCAAGGCAATGTGGACCGGGCTGCAACGGTTGCGGGATTTTGTTATCGCTTTTGAAGCTCGCGATGCGCTCACCGAGACTTGTGTATAA
- the ligA gene encoding NAD-dependent DNA ligase LigA, with amino-acid sequence MTTTAAQRIAELRAELNEHNHRYYVLDQPSIPDAEYDRLFHELRALEVEHPELVTADSPTQRVGGQALAEFGQVRHEIPMLSLGNAFAEDDLRDFDRRVREGLGELLPAGALSGDLAGDLFGGGAEVEYACEPKLDGLAVSLRYEDGVLVRGATRGDGSTGEDITVNVRTVRNIPLRLHGAGWPRVLEVRGEVYMSRAGFEALNARAIESGGKTFANPRNAAAGSLRQLDPKITASRPLEFCAYGVGQVEGELAGTQVGVLESLRGWGVPISRELRLARGVEAALAYYRAIGDRRDALAYEIDGVVFKVNRIDWQRELGFRAREPRWAIAHKFPAREELTELLDVEFQVGRTGAVTPVARLKPVQVAGVTVSNATLHNMDEVARLGLMIGDTVIIRRAGDVIPQVVQVVAERRPVDARPVSIPEHCPVCGSHVERTRLIRRGKGKAQVSEGSIYRCVGRLSCQAQLKQAIIHFVSRRAMDIDGLGDRIVEQLVDVGLVKSPADLYTLTFDQVVVLDGFAELSTRNLLAAIEASRRPPLARFIFALGIPDVGEETAKLLARALGSLARIQVALPEVLTWLPDVGLEVAHEIHSFFEDEHNRTVIARLLECGVELEEEGELHAEFAACATLPELIDRLNIPGIAATGAKNLAAAAGDSLEGVIALSQDWLSLKAAKGLTEKAREGLRAFFAEPASVERARAIEAQLRAFGMHWQSAKAVVAGLPLAGQTWVLTGTLEAMSRDEGKARLEGLGAKVAGSVSAKTHCVVAGPGAGSKLAKANELGVKVLDEEAFLARLAELGG; translated from the coding sequence ATGACCACTACCGCCGCCCAGCGCATCGCCGAACTGCGCGCCGAGCTCAACGAGCACAATCACCGCTACTACGTGCTCGACCAGCCGAGCATCCCGGATGCCGAATATGATCGCCTGTTCCACGAACTCAGGGCGCTGGAAGTCGAGCATCCCGAACTGGTGACGGCGGACTCGCCGACCCAGCGCGTCGGCGGGCAGGCGCTGGCCGAGTTCGGCCAGGTGCGTCACGAGATTCCCATGCTCAGCCTGGGCAACGCCTTCGCCGAGGACGACCTGCGCGACTTCGACCGCCGGGTGCGCGAGGGCCTCGGCGAGCTGCTGCCGGCCGGCGCCCTGTCCGGCGACCTTGCAGGCGACCTGTTCGGCGGCGGCGCCGAGGTGGAGTACGCCTGCGAGCCCAAGCTCGACGGCCTGGCGGTCAGCCTGCGCTACGAGGACGGCGTGCTGGTGCGCGGCGCCACCCGCGGCGACGGCAGCACCGGCGAGGACATCACCGTCAACGTGCGCACCGTGCGCAACATCCCGCTGCGCCTGCACGGTGCGGGCTGGCCGCGGGTGCTGGAGGTGCGCGGCGAGGTGTACATGTCGCGTGCCGGTTTCGAGGCGCTCAACGCGCGTGCCATCGAGAGCGGCGGCAAGACCTTCGCCAACCCGCGCAACGCCGCCGCCGGCAGCCTGCGCCAGCTCGACCCGAAGATCACCGCCAGCCGCCCGCTGGAGTTCTGCGCCTATGGCGTCGGCCAGGTGGAAGGCGAGCTGGCCGGCACCCAGGTCGGCGTCCTCGAGTCGCTCAGGGGCTGGGGGGTGCCGATCAGCCGCGAGCTCAGACTGGCGCGCGGCGTCGAGGCGGCGCTGGCCTACTACCGGGCCATCGGCGACAGGCGCGACGCGCTGGCCTACGAGATCGACGGCGTGGTGTTCAAGGTCAACCGCATCGACTGGCAGCGCGAGCTGGGTTTCCGTGCCCGCGAGCCGCGCTGGGCCATCGCCCACAAGTTCCCCGCCCGCGAGGAGCTGACCGAGCTGCTCGACGTCGAGTTCCAGGTCGGCCGCACCGGCGCGGTGACTCCGGTGGCGCGCCTCAAGCCGGTGCAGGTGGCCGGCGTCACGGTGTCCAACGCCACCCTGCACAACATGGACGAGGTGGCGCGCCTGGGGCTGATGATCGGCGACACCGTGATCATCCGCCGCGCCGGCGACGTGATCCCGCAGGTGGTGCAGGTGGTCGCCGAGCGTCGCCCGGTCGACGCGCGGCCGGTGAGCATTCCCGAGCATTGCCCGGTGTGCGGCTCGCACGTCGAGCGCACCCGGCTGATCAGGCGCGGCAAGGGCAAGGCGCAGGTCAGCGAGGGCTCGATCTACCGCTGCGTCGGCCGCCTGAGCTGCCAGGCGCAGCTCAAGCAGGCGATCATCCACTTCGTCTCGCGCCGCGCCATGGACATCGACGGCCTTGGCGACCGGATCGTCGAGCAACTGGTCGACGTCGGCCTGGTGAAGTCGCCGGCCGACCTCTACACCCTGACCTTCGACCAGGTGGTGGTGCTGGATGGCTTCGCCGAACTGTCGACCCGCAACCTGCTGGCCGCCATCGAGGCCAGCCGGCGACCGCCGCTGGCGCGCTTCATCTTCGCCCTCGGCATTCCCGACGTCGGCGAGGAAACCGCCAAGCTGCTGGCGCGCGCCCTGGGTTCGCTGGCACGCATCCAGGTGGCGCTGCCCGAGGTGCTGACCTGGCTGCCGGACGTCGGCCTGGAAGTGGCCCACGAGATCCACAGCTTCTTCGAGGATGAGCACAACCGCACGGTCATCGCCCGCCTGCTCGAGTGCGGCGTGGAGCTTGAGGAGGAGGGCGAGCTGCACGCCGAGTTCGCGGCCTGCGCGACCCTCCCCGAGCTGATCGACCGGCTGAACATCCCGGGCATCGCCGCCACCGGGGCGAAGAACCTCGCCGCTGCTGCGGGCGACAGCCTCGAAGGGGTGATCGCCCTCAGTCAGGACTGGCTGAGCCTCAAGGCCGCCAAGGGCCTCACCGAGAAGGCCCGCGAGGGCCTGCGCGCGTTTTTCGCCGAGCCGGCCAGCGTCGAGCGGGCCCGTGCCATCGAGGCGCAGCTGCGCGCGTTCGGCATGCACTGGCAGAGCGCGAAGGCCGTGGTGGCCGGCCTGCCGCTGGCCGGGCAGACCTGGGTGCTCACCGGCACCCTCGAGGCCATGAGCCGTGACGAGGGCAAGGCGCGGCTCGAGGGGCTCGGCGCCAAGGTCGCCGGCTCGGTGTCGGCCAAGACCCACTGCGTGGTCGCCGGTCCCGGCGCCGGCTCCAAGCTGGCCAAGGCCAACGAGCTGGGCGTGAAGGTGCTCGACGAAGAGGCTTTCCTCGCGCGGCTGGCCGAGCTCGGCGGTTGA
- the zipA gene encoding cell division protein ZipA, which yields MDIGLREWLIVIGIIVIGGILFDGWRRMRGSKGRLKLKLDRSVASLPDDDEDDPSLLGPSRVVNKHQEPSLDEEEIPAPRAQRREEPSAGDLELDLDESGLATEPAGLRGEEREAPRGRDKSRDKAAEKTGEKIVEKPLEKSGKAADKAPAAKAEPRELPPFDEVLVINVVARDPNGFKGAALVQSILESGLRFGDMDIFHRHESMTGNGEVLFSMANGVKPGTFDLEDLDHFSTRAVSFFLGLPGPRHPKQAFDLMVAAARKLSHELDGELKDEQRSVMTAQTIEHYRQRIVEFERRALMKR from the coding sequence ATGGACATCGGTTTGCGCGAATGGCTGATCGTCATCGGCATCATTGTGATCGGCGGTATCCTGTTCGATGGCTGGCGCCGCATGCGCGGCAGCAAGGGACGGCTGAAGCTCAAGCTCGACCGCAGCGTCGCCAGCCTGCCGGATGACGACGAGGATGATCCGAGCCTGCTCGGCCCCTCTCGCGTGGTCAACAAGCACCAGGAGCCTTCGCTCGACGAGGAGGAGATCCCCGCCCCGCGCGCGCAGCGCCGCGAGGAGCCTTCGGCCGGCGACCTGGAGCTCGACCTCGACGAGTCGGGCCTCGCCACCGAGCCGGCGGGCTTGCGGGGCGAGGAGCGCGAGGCGCCGCGCGGCCGGGACAAGAGCCGCGACAAGGCTGCCGAGAAGACCGGCGAGAAGATCGTGGAAAAGCCGCTGGAGAAGAGCGGCAAGGCGGCCGACAAGGCCCCGGCGGCCAAGGCCGAGCCGCGCGAGCTGCCGCCGTTCGACGAGGTGCTGGTAATCAACGTGGTCGCCCGCGACCCCAACGGCTTCAAGGGCGCGGCGCTGGTGCAGAGCATCCTCGAGAGCGGCCTGCGCTTCGGCGACATGGACATCTTCCATCGCCACGAGAGCATGACCGGCAACGGCGAGGTGCTGTTCTCCATGGCCAACGGCGTCAAGCCGGGCACCTTCGACCTCGAGGACCTCGACCACTTCAGCACCCGTGCGGTCAGCTTCTTCCTCGGCCTGCCCGGTCCGCGCCATCCCAAGCAGGCCTTCGACCTGATGGTCGCCGCCGCCCGCAAGCTGTCCCACGAGCTCGACGGCGAGCTGAAGGACGAGCAGCGCAGCGTGATGACCGCGCAGACCATCGAGCACTACCGCCAGCGCATCGTCGAGTTCGAGCGCCGGGCGCTGATGAAGCGTTGA
- the smc gene encoding chromosome segregation protein SMC, which translates to MRLKCIRLAGFKSFVDPTTVSFPSNMAAVVGPNGCGKSNIIDAVRWVMGESSAKNLRGESMTDVIFNGSNTRKPVGQASIELVFDNGDGSLGGEYASWSEISIRRRVTREGQNTYFLNGTKCRRRDITDIFLGTGLGPRSYSIIEQGMISKLIEARPEDLRNFIEEAAGISKYKERRRETESRIRRTQENLERLADLRQELERQLERLQRQAQSAEKYQQYKAEERQLKAELAALRWLALDEQARARQSVIGDQEVAMEALVAEQRNADASIERLRDGHHELAETFNQVQARFYSVGGDIARIEQSIQHGQQRLRQLQDDLREAERARAETEAHLGNDRDLLASLAEELAMLEPEQELARAAAEEGACALEEAEAAMHAWQEQWDAFNQRSAEPRRQAEVQQARIQQLEQSLERLVERQRRLEDERRQLAGDPADARMEELAEQLAAGELELEELQAGDEQLAERLQQLRDELQQAGREQQQAQGELQRLNGRLASLEALQQAALDPGAGAAAWLREQNLQGRPRLAEGLRVESGWELAVETVLGADLQAVLLDDFAGLALDEFEQGELRLACAAAGGALPGSLLDKVQAPLDLSPWLGRVRPVESLGAALAARDGLAEGDSLISRDGYWVGRHFLRVRRGGETDGGLLARGQELERLAGERAEREAALALLEERLLELRERQQTQEQVREQQRRRIQDEGRRQGELRAQLSALQARHEQLALRRRRLEEELAELAEQRALEVEQLGESRLYLQDALDAMASDTEQREQLLSARDALREGLDRMRQEARRHKDHAHQLAVRFGALRAQHDSTRQALERLELQAARLFERCEQLALNLEEGDEPLQELRMQLEGLLERRMAVDEEMRLARLALDDADRELREAEKRRGSAEQQAQLLRSQLEQQRLDWQTLSVRRKALEDQLAEDRHELSTLLAELPEAAAEREWESRLQQLAARIQRLGPINLAAIEEYQQQSERKRYLDAQNDDLVEALDTLENVIRKIDKETRNRFKETFEQINAGLQALFPKVFGGGQAYLELTGEDLLDTGVAIMARPPGKKNSTIHLLSGGEKALTALALVFAIFQLNPAPFCMLDEVDAPLDDANVGRYARLVKEMSEKVQFIYITHNKIAMEMADQLMGVTMHEPGCSRLVAVNVEEAVALAEA; encoded by the coding sequence ATGCGCCTGAAGTGCATCCGCCTGGCCGGCTTCAAGTCCTTCGTCGACCCGACCACGGTCAGCTTCCCCAGCAACATGGCCGCGGTGGTCGGTCCCAACGGCTGCGGCAAGTCCAACATCATCGACGCCGTGCGCTGGGTGATGGGCGAGAGCTCGGCGAAGAACCTGCGCGGCGAGTCGATGACCGACGTCATCTTCAACGGCTCCAACACCCGCAAGCCGGTGGGGCAGGCGTCCATCGAGCTGGTGTTCGACAACGGCGACGGCAGCCTGGGCGGCGAGTACGCGAGTTGGAGCGAGATATCCATCCGCCGCCGGGTGACCCGCGAAGGGCAGAACACCTATTTCCTCAACGGCACCAAGTGCCGTCGGCGCGACATCACCGACATCTTCCTCGGCACCGGCCTGGGGCCGCGCAGCTACTCGATCATCGAGCAGGGGATGATCTCCAAGCTGATCGAGGCGCGCCCGGAGGATCTGCGCAACTTCATCGAGGAAGCGGCGGGCATCTCCAAGTACAAGGAGCGCCGCCGCGAGACCGAGAGTCGCATCCGCCGCACCCAGGAGAATCTCGAGCGCCTGGCCGACCTGCGCCAGGAGCTGGAGCGCCAGCTCGAGCGCCTGCAGCGCCAGGCCCAGTCCGCCGAGAAGTACCAGCAGTACAAGGCCGAGGAGCGCCAGCTCAAGGCCGAGCTGGCCGCCCTGCGCTGGCTGGCGCTGGACGAGCAGGCGCGGGCGCGGCAGAGCGTGATCGGCGACCAGGAAGTGGCCATGGAGGCGCTGGTCGCCGAGCAGCGCAACGCCGACGCCAGCATCGAGCGCCTGCGCGACGGTCACCACGAGCTGGCGGAAACCTTCAACCAGGTGCAGGCGCGCTTCTACTCGGTGGGCGGCGACATCGCGCGCATCGAGCAGAGCATCCAGCACGGCCAGCAGCGCCTGCGCCAGCTGCAGGACGACCTGCGCGAGGCCGAGCGTGCCCGCGCGGAAACCGAGGCGCACCTGGGCAACGACCGCGACCTGCTGGCCAGCCTGGCCGAGGAACTGGCGATGCTCGAACCCGAGCAGGAGCTGGCCCGGGCCGCCGCCGAGGAGGGCGCTTGCGCGCTGGAGGAGGCGGAGGCCGCCATGCACGCCTGGCAGGAGCAGTGGGACGCCTTCAACCAGCGCAGCGCCGAGCCGCGCCGCCAGGCCGAGGTGCAGCAGGCGCGCATCCAGCAGCTGGAGCAGAGCCTGGAGCGCTTGGTCGAGCGCCAGCGCCGTCTCGAGGACGAGCGCCGCCAGCTGGCCGGCGATCCCGCCGATGCGCGCATGGAGGAGCTGGCCGAGCAGCTGGCGGCCGGCGAGCTGGAGCTGGAGGAGCTGCAGGCCGGCGACGAACAACTGGCCGAGCGCCTGCAGCAGCTGCGCGACGAGCTGCAGCAGGCCGGGCGCGAGCAGCAGCAGGCGCAGGGTGAGCTGCAGCGCCTCAACGGCCGCCTCGCCTCGCTGGAGGCGTTGCAGCAGGCCGCGCTGGACCCGGGCGCGGGCGCCGCCGCCTGGCTGCGCGAGCAGAACCTGCAGGGTCGGCCGCGCCTGGCCGAGGGCCTGCGCGTCGAGTCCGGCTGGGAGCTGGCGGTGGAGACCGTGCTCGGCGCCGACCTGCAGGCGGTGCTGCTCGACGACTTCGCCGGCCTGGCGCTGGACGAATTCGAGCAGGGCGAACTGCGCCTGGCCTGCGCCGCGGCCGGCGGAGCGCTGCCCGGCAGCCTGCTGGACAAGGTGCAGGCACCGCTCGACCTTTCCCCCTGGCTGGGCCGGGTGCGCCCGGTCGAGTCGCTGGGGGCCGCGCTGGCGGCCCGCGACGGGCTGGCCGAGGGCGACAGCCTGATCAGCCGCGACGGCTACTGGGTCGGCCGGCACTTCCTGCGGGTGCGCCGTGGCGGCGAGACGGACGGCGGCCTGCTGGCCCGCGGCCAGGAGCTGGAGCGCCTGGCCGGCGAGCGCGCGGAGCGCGAGGCCGCTCTGGCCCTGCTGGAGGAGCGCCTGCTCGAGCTGCGCGAGCGGCAGCAGACGCAGGAGCAGGTCCGCGAGCAGCAGCGCCGGCGCATCCAGGACGAAGGCCGCCGCCAGGGCGAGCTGCGCGCCCAGCTGTCGGCGCTGCAGGCGCGCCACGAGCAACTGGCCCTGCGCCGCCGGCGGCTGGAAGAGGAACTGGCCGAGCTGGCCGAGCAGCGCGCCCTGGAAGTGGAGCAGCTCGGCGAGTCGCGCCTGTACCTGCAGGACGCCCTGGACGCCATGGCCAGCGACACCGAGCAGCGCGAACAGCTGCTGTCCGCCCGCGATGCCCTGCGCGAGGGGCTCGACCGCATGCGTCAGGAGGCGCGCCGGCACAAGGACCATGCCCACCAGTTGGCGGTGCGGTTCGGCGCGCTGCGTGCCCAGCACGACTCCACCCGCCAGGCCCTGGAGCGTCTCGAGCTGCAGGCGGCGCGCCTGTTCGAGCGCTGCGAGCAGCTCGCTCTCAACCTGGAGGAGGGCGACGAGCCGCTGCAGGAATTGCGCATGCAGCTGGAGGGGTTGCTCGAGCGGCGCATGGCGGTGGACGAGGAAATGCGCCTGGCGCGCCTGGCCCTCGACGACGCCGACCGCGAGCTGCGGGAGGCCGAGAAGCGTCGCGGCAGCGCCGAGCAGCAGGCCCAGCTGCTGCGCAGCCAGCTCGAGCAGCAGCGCCTCGACTGGCAGACCCTCAGCGTGCGCCGCAAGGCGCTGGAGGACCAGCTGGCCGAAGACCGGCACGAGCTGTCGACCCTGCTGGCCGAACTGCCCGAGGCCGCCGCCGAGCGCGAGTGGGAGAGTCGGCTGCAGCAACTGGCCGCGCGTATCCAGCGCCTGGGGCCGATCAACCTGGCTGCCATCGAGGAATACCAGCAGCAGTCCGAGCGCAAGCGCTATCTGGATGCGCAGAACGACGACCTGGTCGAGGCGCTGGACACCCTGGAAAACGTCATCCGCAAGATCGACAAGGAAACCCGCAACCGCTTCAAGGAAACCTTCGAGCAGATCAACGCTGGCCTGCAGGCGCTGTTCCCCAAGGTGTTCGGCGGCGGTCAGGCCTATCTGGAACTTACCGGCGAGGATCTGCTCGATACAGGGGTGGCGATCATGGCGCGCCCGCCGGGCAAGAAGAACAGCACCATCCATCTGCTGTCCGGCGGCGAGAAGGCGCTGACTGCACTGGCCCTGGTATTCGCGATCTTCCAGCTCAATCCGGCGCCGTTCTGCATGCTCGACGAGGTGGATGCGCCGCTGGACGACGCCAACGTTGGCCGTTATGCGCGGCTCGTCAAGGAAATGTCGGAAAAGGTGCAGTTCATCTATATCACCCATAACAAGATCGCCATGGAAATGGCGGATCAATTGATGGGCGTGACCATGCACGAGCCGGGTTGTTCGCGTCTGGTGGCGGTAAATGTCGAGGAGGCCGTCGCATTGGCTGAAGCCTGA
- a CDS encoding ion transporter: MSLPPPSGWRHRLYVIIFQVDTPAGRRFDEFLLLAILASLVVVMLDSVESVGREHGALLGMLEWSFTALFAVEYLARLYCSPRPLRYAFSFYGLIDLLAVLPGILALVFADAQFLIIVRVLRMLRVFRVLKLTPYLSQANFLLVALRGSRQKIIVFLLTVSTLVIVFGTLMYVIEGPAHGFSSIPTSIYWAVVTLTTVGFGDITPKTPLGQGLASLIMITGYSIIAVPTGIFTAELASAMRSGEGGLQRPCPTCGKPSHEAGASFCCRCGHPLFPRAD; this comes from the coding sequence ATGTCCCTTCCCCCGCCGTCCGGCTGGCGCCACCGCCTGTACGTGATCATCTTCCAGGTCGACACCCCGGCCGGGAGGCGTTTCGACGAGTTCCTGCTGCTGGCCATCCTCGCCAGCCTGGTGGTGGTGATGCTGGACAGCGTGGAGTCGGTCGGCCGCGAGCACGGCGCCCTGCTCGGCATGCTGGAATGGAGCTTCACCGCCCTGTTCGCCGTCGAGTACCTGGCTCGCCTGTACTGCTCGCCCCGGCCGCTGCGCTACGCCTTCAGCTTCTACGGGCTGATCGACCTGCTCGCCGTGCTGCCCGGCATCCTCGCCCTCGTCTTCGCCGACGCCCAGTTCCTGATCATCGTCCGCGTGCTGCGCATGCTGCGGGTGTTCCGCGTGCTCAAGCTGACGCCCTACCTCAGCCAGGCGAATTTCCTGCTGGTGGCGCTGCGGGGCAGCCGACAGAAGATCATCGTGTTCCTGCTCACCGTCAGCACCCTGGTCATCGTGTTCGGCACCCTGATGTACGTGATCGAGGGGCCGGCCCACGGCTTCAGCAGCATCCCCACCAGCATCTACTGGGCGGTGGTGACCCTGACCACCGTCGGTTTCGGCGACATCACGCCGAAGACACCGCTGGGCCAGGGCCTGGCCAGCCTGATCATGATCACCGGCTATTCGATCATCGCCGTGCCGACCGGCATCTTCACCGCCGAGCTGGCCAGCGCCATGCGCAGCGGCGAGGGCGGCCTGCAGCGGCCATGCCCGACCTGCGGCAAGCCCAGCCACGAGGCTGGTGCCAGCTTCTGCTGCCGCTGCGGTCACCCGCTGTTCCCTCGTGCGGACTGA